Proteins co-encoded in one Nodularia sp. LEGE 06071 genomic window:
- a CDS encoding cytochrome c biogenesis CcdA family protein: MKQISQSSTEEKAPRRSKISKKWLVYGGLGLLSLILVITLGSVISHPVERVISIVENRYQQWFDQQNTTNPLVLMPLAFIGGVLASISPCILALLPVNLSYIGTLKINSRWDAFSKAGLFVLGAVTILSLFGLVSSFAGAVMVDYRGYINIVVGVIMAVMGLWLMGVVQLPLPQINVNLPQAAGPYGVGLTFALVSSPCASPVLFAVLAAAAATGSQVLGTLTMVSYGLGYTLLIFLASLFTGLAKQSKQLLKHSEGIIRFGSLALIFTGAYYLFTGTQWFVGG, translated from the coding sequence ATGAAACAGATATCTCAGTCTTCCACTGAGGAGAAAGCTCCTCGGCGTTCTAAAATATCGAAAAAATGGCTAGTTTACGGTGGATTAGGATTGCTCTCTTTGATTCTGGTGATTACCCTGGGTTCTGTAATTAGTCACCCTGTTGAACGGGTAATTTCCATTGTGGAAAACCGTTATCAACAGTGGTTTGACCAACAAAACACAACAAATCCCTTGGTATTGATGCCTTTGGCGTTTATTGGTGGGGTACTTGCTAGTATATCTCCCTGTATTTTGGCACTTTTACCAGTCAACCTCAGTTACATTGGCACATTAAAAATTAACTCCCGTTGGGATGCTTTTAGTAAGGCTGGTTTGTTTGTCCTGGGAGCAGTGACTATTTTAAGTCTGTTTGGCTTAGTCTCATCCTTCGCCGGAGCCGTGATGGTGGATTACCGGGGCTATATTAATATTGTCGTGGGAGTGATTATGGCTGTGATGGGTCTGTGGTTGATGGGGGTGGTACAACTGCCACTACCGCAGATAAATGTAAATCTTCCCCAGGCTGCTGGCCCTTATGGGGTGGGTTTGACTTTTGCCCTGGTGAGTTCCCCCTGTGCTAGTCCGGTGCTGTTTGCTGTGCTGGCTGCGGCCGCTGCTACAGGTTCCCAGGTATTGGGTACGCTGACGATGGTTAGCTATGGGCTGGGTTATACTCTCCTAATTTTTCTCGCCAGTTTATTTACGGGGCTGGCTAAACAAAGTAAGCAATTGTTAAAACATTCCGAGGGCATTATCCGCTTTGGCAGTCTGGCGCTCATTTTCACTGGGGCATATTACCTATTTACAGGGACTCAATGGTTTGTAGGAGGTTAG
- a CDS encoding TlpA family protein disulfide reductase — MYKSSKFFLSLLCLSGLVLTVSCSATNPDNISQNQASPSTTDVAQSNPCASKNPCAAKAKTVGGPLAQEIQDKPVLVDVFASWCSACKNIAPTLSQLEKDYEGKVHFVVLDVSDKATTAQAEAKAKELGLSEFLSANKSQTGMLTIVEPKTGKILAQHRNNPNLADYKTVLDTALTQ, encoded by the coding sequence ATGTATAAATCGAGCAAATTTTTCTTAAGTCTACTGTGTTTGAGTGGACTGGTTTTGACAGTATCATGCAGCGCAACGAACCCAGATAATATTTCTCAAAATCAAGCCTCCCCATCCACTACAGATGTTGCTCAGTCAAATCCCTGCGCGTCTAAAAACCCCTGTGCTGCTAAAGCCAAAACTGTAGGAGGTCCCCTAGCCCAAGAAATTCAGGATAAACCAGTATTAGTAGATGTGTTTGCTAGCTGGTGTTCCGCCTGCAAGAATATTGCCCCGACATTATCACAACTGGAAAAAGATTATGAAGGAAAAGTCCATTTTGTAGTTTTGGATGTTAGCGATAAAGCCACCACAGCACAAGCAGAAGCGAAAGCAAAAGAACTAGGACTAAGCGAATTTTTATCTGCCAATAAGTCTCAAACAGGAATGTTGACCATCGTTGAGCCTAAAACCGGGAAAATCTTAGCACAGCACCGCAATAATCCGAATTTAGCAGATTACAAAACGGTTCTTGATACTGCTTTGACTCAATAA
- a CDS encoding sigma-70 family RNA polymerase sigma factor — MEPKLPQPNSKELSSATDEALFVALKNGDSSALSILFNRHGRLVYGLALKILANSQEAEDLTQEIFLTLWRKASSNPDCRFFVRYLVTVTRSRAIDKLRDRHRQLKLVERWGQTMSSQATPSPTPVEQATFAERSGRIYNALKQLPEKQRQVIELAYNQGLSQSEIAKQIDIPLGTVKTCTRQGLLKLKRILLDSDLSIYE; from the coding sequence ATGGAGCCTAAACTTCCCCAGCCAAATTCCAAAGAACTTTCATCTGCTACAGATGAAGCTTTATTTGTGGCGCTCAAAAATGGCGATTCCTCAGCATTAAGCATTTTGTTTAATCGTCATGGTCGTTTGGTATATGGATTAGCGTTGAAAATATTGGCTAATTCCCAAGAAGCTGAAGATTTAACTCAAGAAATTTTTCTGACGTTGTGGCGAAAAGCATCTAGTAATCCAGATTGTCGCTTTTTTGTACGTTATCTGGTAACTGTAACGCGATCGCGCGCCATTGATAAATTACGCGATCGCCACAGACAACTCAAACTTGTGGAACGGTGGGGACAAACAATGTCGAGTCAAGCAACACCTTCTCCAACCCCTGTTGAGCAAGCAACCTTTGCAGAGAGATCAGGGCGAATTTACAATGCTCTGAAACAACTCCCCGAAAAACAACGCCAAGTAATTGAACTGGCTTATAACCAAGGATTAAGTCAGTCAGAAATTGCCAAACAAATTGACATCCCTCTAGGTACAGTCAAAACCTGCACCCGTCAAGGATTACTAAAACTCAAACGCATCTTACTAGATTCGGATTTATCAATATATGAATAA
- a CDS encoding anti-sigma factor: MNKSFDPEYIKNLAAGFVVDDLTPEEMAEFRLLLDQNPELIAEVEDLQEVLRQVVDGFTEVETPAHLLPKILEQAENSTKKATVIQGHFSGVATRNSPGVATRSPQRWIKIAGSIAALFVVVLGVDNYRLRQNLGVITADNQRLRQDFTQSQMVKSLLQNSQTRLFTFEAVNSTDNSSGSVIINPEQEKAVMVFQNLPAPPPGYFYFLWTVVANKKLPCGQVKPYSWGTASHELPFTPQMYKEFYDPQFSGLVVTLETDPNVSRPTGTVVMQSSQI, translated from the coding sequence ATGAATAAATCTTTCGATCCCGAATACATCAAAAACCTAGCTGCGGGGTTTGTCGTAGATGATCTCACCCCGGAAGAAATGGCAGAGTTTCGGCTGTTGCTGGATCAAAATCCAGAACTTATCGCTGAAGTGGAGGATTTGCAGGAAGTTCTGCGACAAGTTGTAGATGGTTTCACCGAAGTAGAAACACCAGCCCATTTATTACCAAAAATTCTGGAACAAGCTGAAAATTCCACCAAAAAAGCTACTGTGATTCAAGGACACTTTTCAGGAGTCGCTACGCGAAACTCCCCAGGAGTCGCTACGCGATCGCCTCAAAGGTGGATAAAAATTGCTGGTAGTATAGCAGCGTTGTTTGTGGTAGTTCTAGGAGTTGATAACTATCGGTTGCGGCAAAATCTGGGTGTGATCACCGCAGATAACCAGCGTTTACGCCAAGATTTTACCCAATCTCAAATGGTTAAAAGCCTACTCCAAAATTCGCAAACGCGATTATTTACTTTTGAAGCTGTCAACTCCACAGATAACAGTTCAGGAAGCGTGATTATCAATCCTGAGCAAGAAAAAGCGGTGATGGTTTTCCAAAATCTTCCCGCCCCTCCTCCAGGATATTTTTACTTTTTGTGGACAGTTGTTGCCAACAAAAAGTTACCCTGTGGTCAAGTCAAGCCTTATTCTTGGGGAACTGCTTCCCATGAATTACCATTTACTCCTCAAATGTACAAAGAATTTTATGACCCACAATTTTCCGGGCTAGTTGTCACCTTGGAGACAGACCCAAATGTCTCTCGTCCTACAGGAACTGTGGTGATGCAAAGTTCACAAATCTAA
- a CDS encoding cupin — MLSQDWLVTDDGQCEAWEESADHLELSIGQYRLYRFLTDLEDILHQLKSDASGVRGASRRERSYRHRLQRICPLVRRLLTSSQWLQGEYLEPDPQTGWSVLTLYDEPDFPLTVQTVAWLPGKVSPIHNHATWGVVALISGEEKNTLWRRTNHQDSIEKAGEIILTPGEIIGFMPDAIHHVEALGDQPTISFNLYGETNYQQRFEFDPVTSIAKNF, encoded by the coding sequence ATGTTAAGTCAAGATTGGTTAGTCACAGACGATGGCCAGTGTGAAGCCTGGGAAGAGTCGGCAGATCATCTAGAATTATCTATAGGTCAATATCGGCTTTATCGATTTTTAACGGATCTCGAAGATATTCTCCATCAATTAAAGAGCGATGCCTCCGGCGTTCGCGGAGCGTCTCGAAGAGAGCGCAGCTATCGCCATCGACTCCAAAGGATTTGTCCCCTAGTACGGCGATTATTGACCAGTTCGCAGTGGTTGCAAGGTGAATATCTCGAACCAGACCCACAAACAGGCTGGTCAGTCCTGACCCTATATGATGAGCCAGATTTTCCCTTGACGGTGCAGACAGTGGCCTGGTTACCAGGAAAAGTTTCACCGATTCATAACCATGCTACTTGGGGAGTTGTAGCACTGATTAGTGGAGAAGAAAAAAATACGCTTTGGAGACGGACTAATCATCAAGATAGCATTGAAAAAGCCGGAGAGATTATTCTCACTCCAGGAGAAATTATCGGCTTTATGCCTGATGCTATTCATCATGTTGAAGCACTCGGTGATCAACCGACCATTAGCTTTAATTTGTATGGCGAAACCAACTATCAACAGCGATTTGAATTCGATCCAGTTACCTCAATTGCGAAAAATTTTTGA
- a CDS encoding AMP-dependent synthetase/ligase yields the protein MTNIQAAPSYLSQITKRESQELQRMADYTNVVLLPEIWPLAAKQFGDIVALSNPNSNPEVKITYAQMAEQIQKFAAGLQASGVQAGDRISLIADNSPRWFIADQGMMTAGAVNAVRSSQAEREELLFIVGNSGSTTLVVQDLNTLNKLRDRLNDLPIQLIILLSDETPPADTPKVLNFSQLLEIGANHPLKRVQQTGDTLATLIYTSGTTGKPKGVMLSHNNLLHQVKTLGTVVQPQPGDIILSILPSWHSYERSGEYFLLSQGCTQIYTNLRSVKQDLKKFKPHYMIAVPRLWESIHEGVLKQFREQPANKQRLINFLLGMSETYIQKQRIAQGLSLNHLHASSLERFTAKIVALALLPFHALGERLVYAKVREAVGGRMKHVITGGGALPKHIDNFFEIIGVEILQGYGLTETSPVANARRPWHNVRGSSGQPIAGTEVKIVDPETKVPLAVGQRGLVLLKGPQIMQGYYQNPEATAKVIDADGWFNSGDLGWVTPENDLVLTGRAKDTIVLTNGENIEPQPIEDACLRSPYVDQIMLVGQDQRSIGALIVPNTEALEKWAASQNLQLRLAEENSSELSKSIDLESKMIQDLFRQELNREVQNRPGYRADDRIGPFRLILEPFSIENGLMTQTLKIRRHVVAERYRDIIDGMYTR from the coding sequence ATGACAAACATCCAAGCTGCGCCTTCTTATTTATCTCAGATCACCAAGCGAGAAAGCCAAGAATTACAGCGTATGGCCGATTATACCAATGTGGTTTTACTACCAGAAATTTGGCCATTGGCGGCAAAACAATTTGGTGATATTGTTGCCCTGTCCAATCCCAATAGTAACCCAGAAGTCAAAATTACCTATGCCCAGATGGCAGAGCAAATTCAAAAATTTGCAGCAGGGTTGCAAGCTTCAGGAGTCCAAGCAGGCGATCGCATTTCTTTAATAGCCGATAACAGTCCCCGCTGGTTTATTGCCGATCAAGGCATGATGACGGCAGGTGCAGTGAATGCGGTGCGTAGTTCTCAAGCCGAACGAGAAGAACTACTATTTATAGTGGGCAATAGTGGCAGCACAACCTTAGTAGTCCAGGATTTAAACACACTCAACAAACTCCGCGATCGCCTGAATGATCTACCCATTCAACTGATCATCTTACTCTCAGATGAAACCCCACCAGCAGACACCCCCAAAGTCTTGAACTTTTCCCAATTACTAGAAATTGGTGCCAATCATCCCCTGAAGCGGGTGCAGCAGACAGGGGATACCCTAGCTACTCTGATTTATACTTCCGGCACCACAGGCAAACCCAAAGGTGTCATGCTCTCCCATAACAATTTATTACACCAAGTCAAAACCCTGGGTACAGTAGTGCAACCACAGCCAGGAGATATCATTCTCAGTATTTTACCCTCTTGGCACAGTTACGAACGCAGTGGCGAGTATTTCTTACTGTCTCAAGGTTGTACACAAATTTATACCAACTTGCGTTCTGTCAAACAGGATTTGAAGAAATTTAAACCTCATTACATGATCGCAGTTCCGCGCCTGTGGGAATCGATTCATGAAGGAGTGCTAAAGCAGTTTCGCGAACAACCAGCCAACAAGCAACGCCTGATTAACTTTTTGCTGGGAATGAGTGAAACTTATATCCAAAAACAACGCATTGCCCAAGGATTGAGTTTAAATCATCTTCACGCCTCAAGCTTGGAGAGATTCACTGCAAAAATAGTAGCACTTGCCTTGTTACCCTTTCATGCCTTGGGAGAACGCTTAGTTTATGCCAAAGTCCGCGAAGCCGTAGGTGGACGCATGAAGCACGTTATTACCGGTGGTGGTGCATTACCGAAGCACATAGATAACTTTTTTGAAATTATTGGTGTGGAGATTTTGCAGGGTTACGGGTTAACAGAAACCTCTCCTGTCGCCAACGCCCGTCGTCCTTGGCATAATGTGCGTGGTTCATCCGGACAGCCCATCGCCGGCACAGAAGTAAAAATTGTCGATCCTGAAACTAAAGTGCCTTTAGCCGTTGGTCAACGAGGTTTAGTGCTATTGAAAGGGCCGCAAATTATGCAAGGCTATTACCAAAACCCGGAAGCAACGGCTAAGGTAATTGATGCCGATGGATGGTTTAATAGCGGTGATTTGGGTTGGGTGACACCAGAAAATGACTTGGTGCTGACTGGCAGGGCAAAAGATACAATTGTCTTGACCAATGGGGAAAATATCGAACCGCAACCAATTGAAGATGCTTGTTTGCGATCGCCCTACGTTGATCAAATAATGCTGGTGGGACAAGACCAGCGCAGCATCGGGGCTTTAATTGTCCCCAATACCGAAGCCCTAGAAAAATGGGCAGCCAGTCAAAATCTCCAACTGCGGCTAGCAGAAGAAAACTCTTCAGAACTCAGCAAATCTATTGATCTGGAGAGTAAAATGATCCAGGACTTGTTTCGACAAGAATTGAATCGGGAAGTGCAGAACCGTCCAGGATATCGTGCGGATGACCGCATTGGCCCCTTCAGGCTGATTCTCGAACCTTTTTCTATAGAAAATGGCTTGATGACCCAAACCCTGAAAATCCGGCGGCACGTAGTCGCGGAACGCTATCGCGATATTATTGACGGAATGTATACCCGATAA
- a CDS encoding YlqD family protein: MDVSNPNLLLKRVVNVKVIVTPLWKDEVQQQLQAQINQSDQQLQQLDAEGQRAISAIQKQSLQPPGPQTLQQIDGIQGQVNQKKTELLEQKNQLLQNLQQVQFLELDQEVNQFQIEGFFRVEKGDNLIRKMQVEILLRDGVVEDIRGDI; encoded by the coding sequence ATGGATGTCTCCAACCCTAACTTACTGCTGAAGCGCGTTGTTAATGTCAAAGTGATTGTTACTCCTCTGTGGAAAGACGAAGTACAACAGCAACTGCAAGCGCAAATCAATCAAAGTGACCAGCAACTGCAACAGCTCGATGCGGAAGGACAAAGAGCAATCTCGGCGATTCAAAAACAGAGTCTACAACCACCAGGACCCCAAACCCTCCAACAAATTGACGGTATCCAAGGACAAGTCAATCAAAAGAAAACTGAACTGCTAGAGCAAAAAAATCAACTGCTCCAAAATCTCCAGCAAGTACAGTTTCTGGAATTGGATCAAGAAGTCAATCAATTCCAAATTGAAGGCTTTTTCCGCGTTGAAAAGGGTGATAATTTGATTAGAAAAATGCAGGTAGAAATCCTGTTACGCGATGGCGTTGTCGAAGATATTCGCGGCGACATTTAA
- a CDS encoding dihydrolipoamide acetyltransferase family protein has product MSIHEVFMPALSSTMTEGKIVSWVKSPGDKVEKGETVVVVESDKADMDVETFYEGYLAHIIVPAGDTAPVGSAIAYVVETEAEIATAKTLANSGSAAATSTTTPKPVAATAAVEIPALATQNGSNHREGRIVVSPRARKLAKELKVDLTTLKGSGPYGRIVAEDVESSVNKSQPAATPAIPATPKPTYTPAPAPAPAPVVPGQTVPLTTFQQAVVRNMVASLAVPVFRVGYTISTDGLDKLYKQIKSKGVTMTALLAKAVAVTLQKHPLLNASYSDQGIVYHSGINIAVAVAMDDGGLITPVLQNADMVDIYSLSRTWKSLVEKAKAKQLQPEEYNSGTFTLSNLGMFGVDTFDAILPPGQGSILAIGASRPQVVATGDGLFGVRQQMQVNITSDHRIIYGADAAAFLKDLAKLIETNSQSLTM; this is encoded by the coding sequence ATGAGCATTCACGAAGTATTTATGCCGGCGCTGAGTTCCACCATGACTGAAGGAAAAATCGTTTCCTGGGTGAAATCGCCGGGCGATAAAGTGGAAAAAGGTGAAACCGTGGTGGTGGTCGAGTCAGATAAGGCAGATATGGATGTGGAAACCTTCTATGAAGGATATCTAGCCCACATCATCGTCCCAGCTGGTGACACCGCACCCGTAGGATCGGCGATCGCCTACGTAGTCGAAACAGAAGCCGAAATCGCTACCGCCAAGACCTTGGCTAACTCCGGGTCAGCTGCGGCGACTTCCACCACCACCCCCAAACCAGTTGCAGCCACAGCCGCAGTGGAAATACCTGCCTTGGCTACTCAAAACGGGTCTAACCACCGCGAAGGCAGAATCGTAGTTTCACCCCGCGCCCGCAAATTAGCCAAAGAACTCAAAGTTGATTTGACAACTCTCAAAGGAAGTGGCCCTTATGGTCGCATCGTCGCCGAGGATGTCGAATCATCTGTGAACAAAAGCCAGCCAGCAGCCACACCAGCTATACCAGCCACACCAAAACCCACCTACACCCCAGCGCCCGCACCCGCACCCGCACCAGTGGTTCCCGGTCAAACAGTTCCTCTGACGACCTTCCAACAAGCCGTAGTCCGGAACATGGTAGCCAGCCTCGCTGTACCCGTTTTCCGTGTCGGTTACACAATTAGCACCGATGGCTTAGATAAACTTTACAAACAAATTAAATCCAAAGGCGTAACCATGACAGCGCTATTGGCCAAAGCCGTAGCGGTGACATTACAAAAACATCCATTATTAAATGCCAGCTATTCAGACCAGGGAATTGTTTATCATTCTGGTATTAACATTGCCGTAGCCGTAGCAATGGATGATGGCGGATTGATTACACCAGTGTTGCAAAATGCAGACATGGTAGATATTTATTCCCTCTCCCGGACGTGGAAATCTTTGGTAGAAAAAGCTAAAGCCAAACAACTGCAACCCGAAGAATACAACAGTGGCACATTTACCCTGTCTAACTTGGGAATGTTTGGCGTAGACACATTTGATGCTATTTTGCCCCCCGGACAAGGTTCAATCTTAGCCATTGGTGCATCCCGTCCCCAAGTTGTAGCCACAGGCGACGGTTTATTTGGCGTGCGTCAACAAATGCAAGTCAACATCACTTCTGACCACCGGATTATTTACGGCGCTGACGCTGCGGCCTTCCTCAAAGATTTAGCAAAATTGATTGAAACCAATTCTCAATCTTTGACGATGTAG
- a CDS encoding RtcB family protein yields MPYEELEISTPAPVLSWANHPLGSDETKMAKNVASLPFVFKHVALMPDVHLGKGALVGSVIATKEAIIPAAVGVDIGCFVGDTLIPLVNGHSYSLKELTDWEKAFLVYACTPTGKIVVAPATAKLTRQNAALVKVILDNGEEIICTPDHQFMLRDGSYQEAQLLSTGTSLMPFYSRTDKDGYTLISQPYSSRWQKAHWIIARSGLLGKIPKFEGQRTIIHHRNFNQFDNRPDNLEFMGDRDHSAYHRSLVECNQHWQSPEFEEKRIAALVQKAQTPEGHKYYAERGTKNILQYMQQQPEHFRNAVAGNGLRGKQYLVEYNQSEKGRAKSQEIANRYYTCDICGAEVKTPIGLHNHRRKEHQCNHKVVAVVPLNYTENVYCLTVPEYHNFALKAGVFVHNCGMSAIKMPFTAEQIEGKLKKIRLDIEAAIPTGSNANKDVEKSAANWQRWREFSELHPGVQDLQSRAMKQMGSLGGGNHFIEVCLDTENQVWLMLHSGSRNIGNQLAQCHISTAKELGKMAGNKLPDPDLSYFIAGTPEFQAYWHDLQWAQDYARFNRDVMMARFKHIIEKYLAGGKVTKPLLQVNCHHNYAEKEVHFDEDVYVTRKGAVRAQAEDYGIIPGSMGAKSFIVKGKGNAHSFCSCSHGAGRLMSRNKAKNTYTLDDLIEQTKGVECRKDTGVLDEIPGAYKSIDQVMANQADLVEVVATLKQVVCVKG; encoded by the coding sequence ATGCCCTACGAAGAGTTAGAAATTAGTACACCAGCCCCCGTTTTATCTTGGGCAAATCACCCTTTAGGGTCTGATGAAACCAAGATGGCGAAAAATGTGGCATCGCTACCATTTGTGTTTAAGCACGTAGCTTTGATGCCAGATGTTCACTTAGGAAAAGGTGCTTTAGTCGGTTCTGTAATCGCCACCAAAGAAGCAATTATTCCTGCGGCTGTGGGTGTAGATATTGGTTGCTTTGTGGGAGATACCCTAATTCCTTTAGTCAATGGTCATTCCTATAGCCTCAAAGAGCTAACAGATTGGGAAAAAGCCTTTCTTGTGTATGCTTGTACCCCAACAGGAAAAATTGTAGTAGCTCCAGCGACTGCTAAATTAACGAGACAGAATGCTGCTCTCGTGAAAGTGATTTTGGATAATGGCGAAGAAATTATTTGTACTCCCGACCACCAATTCATGCTTCGGGATGGCTCTTATCAAGAAGCTCAGTTGCTTTCAACCGGGACTTCTTTAATGCCCTTCTATTCTAGGACTGATAAAGATGGTTATACCTTAATTTCTCAACCATACTCTAGCAGATGGCAAAAAGCACATTGGATAATTGCTAGGTCTGGTTTACTCGGCAAAATTCCCAAATTTGAAGGGCAAAGAACGATCATTCACCATCGCAACTTCAATCAATTTGATAATCGACCAGATAATCTTGAGTTCATGGGCGATCGCGATCATTCTGCTTATCATCGCTCTCTAGTAGAATGTAATCAACACTGGCAGTCTCCCGAATTTGAAGAAAAAAGAATTGCGGCTCTGGTTCAAAAAGCACAAACTCCAGAAGGACACAAATACTATGCAGAACGAGGAACTAAGAACATTCTTCAATATATGCAGCAGCAACCAGAACATTTTAGAAATGCCGTTGCAGGTAATGGTCTTCGAGGTAAGCAATATTTAGTTGAATACAACCAGAGCGAAAAAGGAAGAGCAAAATCTCAGGAGATTGCTAACCGATACTATACCTGTGATATTTGTGGTGCAGAAGTCAAAACTCCCATTGGACTGCATAACCATCGCCGCAAAGAACATCAATGCAATCACAAAGTTGTCGCTGTAGTTCCCTTAAATTACACGGAAAATGTTTACTGTCTTACAGTTCCTGAATACCACAACTTCGCCCTGAAAGCTGGGGTATTTGTTCATAACTGCGGGATGAGCGCTATTAAAATGCCATTTACTGCTGAACAAATTGAAGGCAAACTCAAGAAAATTCGCTTAGATATTGAAGCGGCAATTCCTACTGGTTCAAATGCCAATAAAGATGTCGAAAAATCTGCGGCTAATTGGCAACGGTGGCGTGAATTTTCCGAGTTACATCCAGGTGTTCAAGACCTGCAAAGTAGAGCGATGAAACAAATGGGTTCTCTGGGGGGAGGTAATCACTTTATTGAAGTCTGCCTCGATACAGAAAACCAAGTTTGGCTAATGTTGCATTCTGGTTCACGTAACATTGGGAATCAGCTAGCACAGTGTCATATTAGTACAGCCAAAGAGTTAGGCAAAATGGCGGGGAATAAATTACCTGACCCTGATTTGTCCTATTTCATCGCTGGTACGCCTGAATTTCAAGCATACTGGCATGATTTACAGTGGGCGCAAGACTACGCACGTTTCAACCGTGATGTGATGATGGCGCGTTTTAAGCACATCATTGAGAAATATCTGGCGGGCGGAAAGGTGACTAAACCTTTATTACAGGTCAATTGTCATCACAATTACGCCGAAAAAGAAGTGCATTTTGACGAGGATGTTTATGTAACTCGTAAGGGTGCAGTTCGCGCCCAAGCTGAAGATTATGGGATTATCCCCGGTTCAATGGGAGCAAAATCTTTCATTGTCAAGGGTAAAGGTAATGCTCACAGCTTTTGTTCTTGTTCTCACGGTGCGGGGCGGTTAATGTCGAGAAATAAGGCTAAAAATACCTATACACTTGATGATTTGATTGAGCAAACAAAGGGTGTAGAATGCCGTAAGGACACGGGAGTTTTGGATGAAATTCCTGGGGCTTATAAATCCATAGATCAGGTGATGGCTAATCAAGCTGATTTGGTGGAGGTTGTCGCTACTTTGAAGCAGGTTGTTTGTGTGAAGGGTTAA
- a CDS encoding class I SAM-dependent methyltransferase, protein MATRQDTIWEKFLSPVVRAFIDEEGLQRYSDSINWEQECDRLRQSDVIIPPYYSQQNFHGIEGGYLNSSAAVSYDAITQYVVPPKETVVRQALMDAIKVQPRRILDLGCGTGSTTLMLKQAFPQAEVIGLDLSAYMLVRAEDKAKNAGLDIHWQHGNAETTNFPEAHFDLVTASLLFHETPSVVCQAILRESFRLLVTGGQVLILDGNQHTLRQLHWLNDIFEEPYIREYAADNLDARMGAAGFEAVRTQDVWWINQVTSGIKPIFVADANMPNQARQYIPTPRDTTIDNNDLEDFGSPAFGIRA, encoded by the coding sequence ATGGCTACGCGTCAAGATACGATTTGGGAAAAATTTCTCTCCCCTGTAGTGCGGGCGTTCATTGATGAAGAAGGTTTGCAGCGCTACTCTGATAGTATCAATTGGGAGCAAGAATGCGATCGCCTGCGACAATCTGATGTCATAATCCCCCCATACTACAGCCAGCAAAACTTTCATGGCATTGAAGGCGGATATCTCAACTCCAGCGCCGCAGTTTCCTACGATGCGATTACTCAATACGTTGTACCACCGAAGGAAACTGTAGTTCGTCAAGCCTTAATGGATGCGATCAAAGTGCAACCACGACGTATACTTGATTTAGGCTGCGGTACAGGTTCCACAACCTTGATGTTAAAACAGGCATTTCCCCAAGCCGAAGTCATCGGTTTAGATTTATCTGCTTATATGCTAGTTAGAGCCGAAGATAAAGCTAAAAATGCTGGTTTAGATATACACTGGCAACATGGGAATGCGGAAACCACCAATTTTCCAGAGGCTCATTTTGATTTAGTAACAGCTTCTTTGTTATTTCATGAAACACCGAGTGTCGTCTGCCAGGCTATACTGCGGGAAAGCTTCCGGTTATTGGTGACTGGTGGGCAAGTATTAATCCTCGATGGTAATCAGCATACCTTACGTCAGTTGCATTGGCTGAATGATATTTTTGAAGAACCATATATTCGTGAGTATGCGGCTGATAACTTAGACGCACGCATGGGCGCAGCTGGGTTTGAAGCGGTGCGAACTCAGGATGTGTGGTGGATAAATCAGGTAACTAGCGGGATTAAACCGATTTTTGTAGCAGATGCAAATATGCCAAATCAAGCCCGTCAGTACATCCCCACACCAAGAGATACCACAATAGATAATAATGATTTGGAGGACTTTGGATCTCCAGCGTTTGGCATAAGGGCATGA